The Cellulomonas sp. S1-8 genome has a window encoding:
- the lnt gene encoding apolipoprotein N-acyltransferase, with amino-acid sequence MPVPPSARWLTLVLAASGGWITRLAFPDPGISLLAPLGMALLYLALRRDSARWNALVGLVWGLACIGPMITWADDAVGPVPWLALTVLEASYVALFGAAWAWARRGHAVWRSGAWQLLAFVLLWVAAEELRSAWPFGGFPWGRLAFSQADSPLASYMWLGGTPLLSAVVAALGVLLARAALAASQVVLGRTLGALGAACGLVLASLLVPLDTVAQNGTLRVGAVQGNVPEPGQLDAFGERRQVLDNHVAGTRALLDQVDPGELDVVLWPENGTDIDPQVDEEAAGLIDGVAQEVAAPMLVGTVQYPESGGRYNTAVLWVPGEGPVATYSKQRPAPFAEYIPMRSLVRHFSDAVDLVTRDMLPGTEPGVIPLDSPRLGRTVVLGDVICFEVAYDAIVREAVTAGGEVLVVQTNNASFGWSDESTQQLAMSRLRAIEHGRATVQISTVGVSAVIEPNGVVVERTGLFTADQMVATLPLRDTLTPATRAGDRPAQVANVLAVWAVLAGMVGAARLRRDERPEGPA; translated from the coding sequence GTGCCCGTCCCGCCGTCCGCCCGCTGGCTGACGCTCGTCCTGGCCGCGTCCGGCGGGTGGATCACGCGACTCGCGTTCCCGGATCCCGGCATCTCCCTGCTCGCCCCGCTCGGCATGGCCCTGCTCTACCTGGCCCTGCGGCGGGACTCCGCACGCTGGAACGCGCTGGTCGGCCTCGTCTGGGGCCTGGCGTGCATCGGCCCGATGATCACGTGGGCGGACGACGCCGTCGGCCCCGTGCCGTGGCTCGCGCTCACCGTGCTCGAGGCGTCGTACGTCGCGCTGTTCGGTGCGGCCTGGGCGTGGGCGCGACGCGGGCACGCCGTGTGGCGCAGCGGGGCGTGGCAGCTGCTCGCGTTCGTGCTGCTGTGGGTCGCGGCCGAGGAGCTGCGCTCCGCGTGGCCGTTCGGGGGGTTCCCGTGGGGGCGGCTGGCGTTCTCGCAGGCCGACTCACCGCTCGCGTCCTACATGTGGCTCGGCGGCACGCCGCTGCTCAGCGCTGTCGTCGCCGCCCTCGGGGTGCTGCTGGCGCGGGCCGCGCTCGCCGCGAGCCAGGTCGTCCTCGGACGCACGCTGGGCGCTCTCGGCGCGGCCTGCGGGCTCGTCCTGGCCTCCCTGCTCGTCCCGCTCGACACGGTCGCGCAGAACGGCACCCTGCGGGTCGGTGCGGTGCAGGGCAACGTCCCCGAGCCGGGGCAGCTCGACGCGTTCGGCGAACGTCGCCAGGTCCTGGACAACCACGTCGCGGGGACCCGGGCCCTCCTCGACCAGGTCGATCCCGGAGAGCTCGACGTCGTCCTGTGGCCCGAGAACGGCACGGACATCGACCCGCAGGTCGACGAGGAGGCCGCGGGCCTCATCGACGGCGTCGCGCAGGAGGTGGCCGCGCCGATGCTCGTCGGCACCGTGCAGTACCCGGAGTCCGGCGGGCGCTACAACACCGCCGTGCTGTGGGTGCCGGGGGAGGGGCCGGTGGCCACCTACTCCAAGCAACGTCCCGCGCCGTTCGCCGAGTACATCCCGATGCGCTCGCTCGTGCGGCACTTCTCCGACGCCGTGGACCTGGTGACCCGCGACATGCTGCCCGGCACGGAGCCCGGGGTGATCCCGCTGGACTCACCGCGCCTGGGCCGGACCGTCGTGCTGGGGGACGTCATCTGCTTCGAGGTCGCGTACGACGCGATCGTGCGCGAGGCGGTCACGGCGGGGGGTGAGGTGCTTGTCGTGCAGACCAACAACGCGTCCTTCGGGTGGTCGGACGAGTCGACGCAGCAGCTCGCCATGTCGCGGCTGCGGGCCATCGAGCACGGCCGCGCGACCGTGCAGATCTCGACCGTCGGCGTCAGTGCGGTCATCGAGCCCAACGGCGTCGTCGTGGAGCGCACCGGGCTGTTCACGGCCGACCAGATGGTCGCGACGCTGCCGCTGCGCGACACGCTGACCCCCGCGACGCGCGCGGGGGACCGGCCGGCGCAGGTCGCGAACGTGCTGGCCGTGTGGGCCGTGCTCGCGGGCATGGTGGGGGCGGCCCGCCTGCGGCGCGACGAGCGGCCCGAGGGGCCGGCATGA
- a CDS encoding amidohydrolase, whose protein sequence is MSSTLYRHGVVHSSADPFAEALLVQDGVVAWMGSDDTADGLVAGVDEVVELDGALVAPGFVDAHVHLLETALAGEGLDLTAGGGVRDLPDVLDAVARVAAARAAGDRSVVHGTGWDEGAWPTRRPPTRAELDVVGQGLPVYLARVDVHSAVVSSALADVAGLRDLPGWSDDGRVEGAAHHAARAVARAVDPQRRTALYRGVLAQAAAAGIVAVHEQSAPHVDTRDGLRELLSATADAASGVPLVVGYRGEPCVTVDDARALLADLPGLTGIGGDLNVDGSLGSRTAALRQPYSDAPGSTGTLHLSAEQIANHVTAVTRAGSHAAFHVIGDRALDELLLGLRAAADVEGTAAIAAAGHRIEHAEMVDAHSLAQIVLLGLRLSVQPAFDAAWGGPDGMYAARLGRGRAAALNPFADLAAAGVPMALGSDSPVTPFDPWGGVRAASTHREPDQRISVRAAFRAATRGGWRLAGLDHAGELRVGSPAHLAVWRAEHLVVQASRTSSWSADARAGSPLLPDLGPDEPAPQCLRTVRDGVVVHDTLA, encoded by the coding sequence GTGAGCTCCACCCTCTACCGGCACGGCGTCGTGCACTCGTCCGCCGACCCGTTCGCCGAGGCGCTGCTGGTCCAGGACGGCGTCGTGGCCTGGATGGGCTCCGACGACACCGCGGACGGTCTGGTGGCGGGCGTCGACGAGGTCGTCGAGCTGGACGGGGCGCTGGTGGCGCCGGGTTTCGTCGACGCGCACGTGCACCTGCTGGAGACGGCGCTGGCGGGCGAGGGCCTGGACCTGACGGCCGGCGGGGGAGTGCGCGACCTGCCCGACGTGCTCGACGCGGTCGCACGCGTCGCCGCCGCGCGCGCCGCGGGCGACCGGAGCGTCGTGCACGGCACGGGCTGGGACGAGGGCGCCTGGCCCACCCGGCGCCCACCGACGCGGGCGGAGCTCGACGTCGTGGGCCAGGGGCTGCCCGTGTACCTGGCGCGCGTCGACGTGCACTCCGCGGTCGTCTCGAGCGCCCTGGCCGACGTCGCCGGCCTGCGCGACCTGCCGGGCTGGTCCGACGACGGCCGCGTCGAGGGCGCCGCCCACCACGCGGCGCGCGCGGTCGCCCGCGCGGTCGACCCGCAGCGGCGCACGGCGCTGTACCGCGGGGTCCTCGCGCAGGCGGCGGCGGCCGGCATCGTCGCCGTGCACGAGCAGTCCGCGCCGCACGTCGACACGCGCGACGGGCTGCGTGAGCTGCTCTCCGCGACGGCGGACGCCGCGTCGGGCGTACCCCTCGTCGTGGGCTACCGGGGTGAGCCGTGCGTGACCGTCGACGACGCCCGCGCACTGCTGGCCGACCTGCCCGGGCTGACCGGCATCGGGGGTGACCTCAACGTCGACGGCTCGCTGGGGTCGCGCACCGCTGCGCTGCGCCAGCCGTACTCCGACGCACCCGGGTCGACCGGCACGCTGCACCTGTCGGCCGAGCAGATCGCCAACCACGTGACCGCGGTGACCCGCGCCGGCTCCCACGCGGCGTTCCACGTCATCGGCGACCGCGCCCTCGACGAGCTGCTGCTGGGGCTGCGGGCCGCCGCGGACGTCGAGGGCACCGCGGCCATCGCGGCGGCGGGCCACCGCATCGAGCACGCCGAGATGGTCGACGCCCACTCCCTGGCGCAGATCGTGCTGCTCGGCCTGCGGCTGTCCGTGCAGCCGGCGTTCGACGCCGCGTGGGGCGGCCCGGACGGCATGTACGCGGCGCGCCTGGGTCGGGGTCGCGCAGCGGCGCTGAACCCGTTCGCCGATCTCGCCGCGGCGGGCGTGCCGATGGCCCTCGGCTCCGACTCGCCCGTCACCCCGTTCGACCCGTGGGGCGGGGTGCGCGCCGCGTCCACGCACCGCGAGCCCGACCAGCGCATCTCGGTGCGCGCGGCGTTCCGGGCGGCGACGCGCGGAGGGTGGCGCCTGGCCGGCCTCGACCACGCCGGCGAGCTGCGCGTCGGGTCCCCGGCGCACCTGGCGGTCTGGCGCGCCGAGCACCTCGTCGTGCAGGCGTCACGCACGTCGTCGTGGAGCGCGGACGCCCGCGCGGGCAGCCCGCTGCTGCCGGACCTGGGCCCCGACGAGCCCGCACCGCAGTGCCTGCGGACCGTGCGCGACGGGGTCGTCGTGCACGACACGCTCGCCTGA
- a CDS encoding RNA polymerase-binding protein RbpA, producing the protein MANRSLRGMRIGSHSMETEEGVDFAPRLQAHYDCPNGHTIILPFSVEADVPVVWECRCGTEALLRDASRPEAKAGKPPRTHWDMLLERRTVNELQELLDERLGLLRAGKLRRSA; encoded by the coding sequence ATGGCCAACAGGTCCCTGCGCGGCATGCGCATCGGGTCCCACAGCATGGAGACCGAGGAGGGCGTCGACTTCGCCCCGCGGCTCCAGGCTCACTACGACTGCCCCAACGGTCACACCATCATCCTGCCGTTCTCGGTCGAGGCCGACGTGCCGGTGGTGTGGGAGTGCCGCTGCGGCACCGAGGCGCTGCTGCGGGACGCGTCTCGCCCCGAGGCGAAGGCCGGCAAGCCGCCGCGCACCCACTGGGACATGCTCCTCGAGCGTCGCACGGTGAACGAGCTGCAGGAGCTGCTCGACGAGCGGCTCGGCCTGCTGCGCGCCGGCAAGCTGCGCCGCAGCGCCTGA